The genomic stretch AGTTGGTGTGCTCGATGCAGGCGACGAACGGCAGGTCATCGCCGATGGAGAGCCAGTAGTAGGGCGTCAGCGGCCGGTCGAGCGCGAGCACGAGACAGGTTGCCCACTGGTACCGGACACGTTCGAGCACGGCGCGGTAACCGGGCGGGAGCCCGGGGGCGATCTTCAGCGCGATGACATTTGGGACAGTCAGGAGGACCGCGTCGAACGAGTGGAACGTGCCGGCGGCCCGGAGGCCGGTCACCCGGCCACCGTCGCTGACGACGGTCTCGACGGGGGTCCGGAGGTAGATGGCGACGCCCTGCGCCTCGAGCCGGTCGGCCAGCGCGCGGTAGTACCGTTTGAACGAGCCCTCGAGGTAGCCGAGCACCTCTTTTGAGGAGCCGCCCCTCCGGGAGGCGAAGCGGAGGTAGATTTTGTTCCAGAGCCAGACCATCCCGACCTGGTCGGCCTGGTCGGCGAACTTCCCCTTGAGCAGCGGTCCCCAGAAGGCATCGAACGCCTTTTGGCCAACCGCACGGAGCATCCATTCGCGGGCAGTGACGGCCTCGTACCGCTGAACGCCGTCGGCCCGGCGCCGCAGCCAGAGCGCGGCCAGCCCGAGGCGGATGCGGCTGGTGAGGGGAATGGCCGTGAAGCGGAGGAGGTCGAGCGGCGTGACGAACGGGTACATCCGGCCCCGGACGAAATGGGCGTTGCGCGGCTCAATCCAGCGGAGGTACTGGCCGAGACCGAGCTCCTCGATGTAGCGGATGACCGTCGTGTCGCTGGTGAAGATGTGGTGGTAGAAGCACTCGAGCTCTTCGCCGCCAACGGGAAAGGTGACGACCTGCCCGCCGACTTCCTCGCGGCCTTCAAAGAGGACGACCTCGTGGCCGAGGTCGCGGAGAACGCGGGCGGCGGCGAGGCCCGCGACCCCGGCGCCGACGATGCCAACCCTCACGGCACCACCCCCTGCTCCTCGACCTCGACCCGGGTGATCCTGCGGAACGAGACGCCGAAGCTCCAGAGGAGAATCAGCCCGAGCACGGTCGTCGGGATGAGGATGACACCGTGGGCGACGACCGAGTACGCCGAAGCGACCGCGGGGTCGACGCTGGCTGCAACGAGTACCAGCTTGGCCGCCCATTCGAACGGGCCTGTACCGCCGAAAAAGGTGGGGATGATGATCGCGAGGTTGGCGGCCGCGAGCAGAAGGCAGTAGTGGGCGAAGCTGACGTCCATATCGAAGCCACGGCCAATCACCGCGTAGGCGCCGGCCTCGATGGTCCATGCCAGCCCGGAGAATGCTGCAACGAGGAGGAGCGGTGCTGGCCGGTGGACCGAACGGAGACTGCGCACGAGATTTTCGGCCACGGATTCGAAGTGCGGCTCGAAGCGGCCGGGCAGCCAGCGCAGGAGGTAGTGAATGACCCGGTGCGCGCGCTCTTCGCGCAGGGTCAGGAGGTAGAACCCGACTACGGCAGCCAGGAAGAGGATGGTGGACGCGACCGCAATCGCCCGCAATCGGCCATCTTCAAAGCCGACAAGCGCGCCGGCGATGAGCAGCATGAGGACCAGTGTACAGCCATCGAACAGCCGCTCGACGGCGATGGTGCCGAAGGTGCCCATCTTCGAGACACGCTCACGGTCGCCGAGGACGTAGGCGCGGACGACCTCGCCGGCGCGCGCCGGGAGGAGGTTGTTCGCCATATACCCGATGATGGCGTACGGGAAGAGCCGGGCGGGGCTCATTGGGGCGACAGGCCGCATGAGCACCGACCAGCGGATGCACCGGGCGACGATCGCGATGAACAGGACGGCCGTCCCGGGGATGAGCCAGCGGTAATCTGCGTCGCCGAGGGCACCGGCCAGCTCCCGGGGATGGGTGGCGCGGAGGAACAGCGCGATGAGGATTGCGCTGACGGCAAGGCTGACCCAGAAGCGGAGGGAGCGGACCACGTGCGGCCTTTCGGGGGTCAATCAGGGAGGTCGAAGCGGCGGACGCGCGCTGCGCCGCCCTCGACAATCCAGAGCTTACCACCGGGTGTTTCGACCATCCCGTAGGGCCGCGACAGGGGTTCCGCGGTCGGCCGAATTTCGGCGGCCGGGCGGCCATCGGGGGTATAGATGCGGACGAGGTTGAGCGACGGGAGGCTGACGGCGATGCGGCCATCGGCGAGGACGCGGAGATACGGTTTATCGGTCACGTCCTGGCCGCCCCACCCTTCAACGCGGAATTCTGACCGGTAGGAGCCGTCGGGTTCGAGCACCTGGACGCGCCGGTTGTACATGTCGGCGACATAGACGGCCCCATCGGGCCCGAGCGCGAGCCCGACCGGCTCGTCAAATTCGCCGGGGCCGCTGCCAGGGCGGCCGACCGTCCGGACGAACTCGCCGGCCAGGGTGTAGACCTGGATCCGGTCGTGGCCGGTGTCGGTGACCCAGACAGTGCCGTCAGGGAGGACGACGGCATCGCGCGGGCCGAACAGGTCGAACGGCCCGGGCGTTGCTCCGGTCGGCGGCTGGCCGAAGGTGGCGATGGGCCGGAGGCCGGCGTCGAAGATGCGGATACGCCAGCCAAAAGTATCGGCCACGACGACTTCGCCGCCCGGACCAATCGCAAGGCCCCAGGGCTCGGACTGTTCGTTTCGGTCCTGGGGGTCGACGCGGATGTCAACCGACTGGAGGACGTTGCCTTCGGAGTCGAACTTCTGGAGCCGCTTCGTTGCACTGTCGATGACGTAGAGGTTGCCGGCAGCGTCGCGCTCGATATCGACCGGGCTGAAGAACTGACCGGGCTGGTAGCCGGCGCCGCCGAAGAGGGCGCGTCCTTCGCTATCGGTGGTTGGTCGCGGCGGTTCGACGGGCTCGGAGCGGAGGCGGCCGGCGGCCGGGTCGAAGTTCGCAGGAAGGAAGGCGTAGGCATCGGTCGAGCCGGGAGGCCGGCCAGGGTCGTGGTCGCGCCAGTAGCGCGCCCAGGCGTTGAGCCAGCCGCGCTCGGTGATGCCGTTCCAGATATGGCGCCAGGTGGCGAGGCGGAAGGGGCCGCAATTGCCGGAGTTCGAGGTGCAGGCCTGGCCCTTCTCGACCGCCATCGCCCACTTGTAGGTCTCGTCGTACCACCAGCGGTGGGGATAGCGGACGGGCGCCGCGTACTGCGTGGTCGTGGGGCGGGCAAGGTAGTCCTGGATGCGGCCGAGGTTGCCGGCAGCGACGAGCATCACCTGGTACTGCCCCGGGGGTTCGCCTGTCGAGAAGTCGAGGTACGAGACAGCACGGTAGTCCCGCAGGTACCAGGCCCACGGCCAGGCGAAGGAGTCGGTCGTATCGACGGCGATGGGGAGGTCATAACCAAGGCCGGTCGCCGCAGCCAGCGCGTTCACCTGGTCGGCGATGTCCTTCAGCTGCGGAGAACTCTGGGTGTAGACCAGGAGGTCCTTCGGCACGTCGCCGCGTTCGTACGCGGCCTGGACCATGGTGCGGAAGGAGAACGGGGCGAGCGCGCCGACGATGGCAACGGCGGCCACTGGCCGCCAGGCGCCCGCTCCGAGTCCGCGACCGATGACGACCACGACGGCGACCGCACCGGCTGCGAGGCCCAGACGGAACAGCGCGGCAGCCTGGCCCCCGGGGAGGTAGGCGATGGCGAGGAGCGCACCGAACGCCACGAGCGCCGCCGACCCGAGGCTGGTCAGCAGCCTGGCCGAGACGGGGGGCCGGTCCTTCCAGCTATCCCAGGCGCGCTGCAGACACCACGCAGCGAGAAGGCAGGCAGGGAGGGCGATATGCGTGTTCAGCCAGGGCATCTTTTCGGCGCCCCAGGAGAGGGCAAGCCAGATACCGACCAGCCAGGTGACGAGGAACCGCGAAAAGGCGTCGCCGCGGACGACCGCCCACCAGCCCCCGAAGAGGATGAGCGCCAGGGGGAGGAATTCGTAGGCGAACATCAACAGGTAGTAGTAGAACCAGGGCTGCTCGCCGCGGTGGGCATCCTGCTGGCTGTACCAGTAGTCGAGCGAACCCCAGGGACCGCTGACGAGCCCGTTCAGGTTCGTCCAGAGGGAGGTCATCAGGGTGAGGTAGGCGAGGGCGCTGAGCGCGAAGGCGATGCCCCAAAGTTTCGGCTTCCACTGCAGACCGGCGAAGGCTGCCATGCTGGTCGTCACAGTGAAGAGGCCGAGCAGGGCAATGGCATCGCGGACGTCGATTGGGCCCTGGAGGCGTTTCTCCCAGCTCAGCCGGTCTTTCTCAATGATGCCGAGCGGCTCGAGGAGGGTGACCCGGGCCACCGGTGTGAGGAGGGGCAGGCAGAACGTGCCCAGCAGGAGCAGGACGCCGGCGGGCCGGGGCAGGTCGTCGCCCCAGTCGAGGCGCCGCCGGAGCGGACCAATGAACGGCCAGAATGCGACGAGCACCCACGCGTACGGTGCGAACGCGACCGCCAGTGCGAAGCGGCGCACCGGGGTATCGAGCGCAGCGCTGGCGCGGAGCCGGTCTTCGGCGGCGGCCCGCTCGGGCGGGGCAAGCGCGGACACATCGAGGCGGGCCAGGTCGTCGCGGAGGAATCGCTCGGACCGGCCCGCGAGCGTTCGGCGAGCGAGGATCGCGGCCGTATAGAGGTCGAGGTACACCAGCATGGCGGCGAAGACGAGGAATGAGCCTTCCTTCGTCAGAACGTTGCCGGTGAAGCCGGCGGCGAACACGTAGAGCCAGCGGTCCCGGCCTTCGTCGATGTAGCGCCACATGGCAACGACCATCAGCAGGGTGAAGGCCGCCATGTAAATGTCCTCGCGGAAGAAGCGGCTGAAGTAGACGAGCGTCGGGGAGAAGGCGATGAGCGCGACGGCGGCGAAGGTGCCCACGGGGCCAAGCCGGCGGCGGAGGAGCAGCGGCAGCGCCACCACTGCCATGCCCGCCAAAGCCGCCGTGAGTCGGCTCGTGTAGTCGTTAGCGCCAAAAACAAAGAAGGCGGCGGCCTGGACGTGATAGTAGAACGGGCCGTGAAAAATAGGGCTGTGCCGGTAGTTGCCCTGGAGGAGGCCCCACGACCACTGGGCGTGGATGCTCTCGTCGTGGTGCAGCGCTCGCGAGCCGAGGTCCCAGAAGCGGAGCGCTATGGCAGCCGCAAAGACGAGCGCGTACAGCACCACCTCAGGAGAGAGCGGGATGCGCACCGCAAGGGCGCGTTCGAGCCGGCTCGTTTGGGCTGTTGGGGCCAACGTCACGGCTGCTCCCTCGCATAGACCGCTGCCTGGAGGTCGCGCACAGGTAGAGTATTGCGGTTCGCCAGCCAGCGGAGATAGTCGAGGAAGCCCGGTTCTGGACCGCGCCTTTCCCTGACGAGAACCCAGCGGCCTTCGAAAGTGCGGTAGCCGTCCGACGGCGGACCGCCGACCTGCCAGACGACAACGCTGGCATTGGGAGGGATGCGGCTGGTGACGACGAGCCCGCGACTGCCGCGGAGGGGCCAGGTAAGCGCGTCCGCAAGGTCGGGGTGGATCGCCACGACGCCCGCGGGGTCCCGCGCAGGACCGGTGACGATATCGCGGATCTCGGCGGCCTGGAGCGTGGTCACCGGGGATGGCAGCGGCTCGTTGGGGCTTCCGGTGGCGACCGCGAATCCCCCGGCGAGCCAGGGGATGACAGCTGCCGCGGCGAAGGGGAGGATGGCGGCAGGCCGGTTGCGCGGCGAACGGGCGACCAGCGTGATTCCTCCAGCGGCCACGCCGGCCAGGACGATGACGGCGGCCACCTCAGTGGAGCGCCCGACACGGTCGAGGCGCGCCCAATCCAGGAGCGGGCCGACGACCACGAGGACGGCACCGAGCGCAGCCGCAAGCGGCCAGCCGGCGTTGCGCCAGTCGACCTCGCCGAGCCGATCGAT from Tepidiforma thermophila encodes the following:
- a CDS encoding NAD(P)/FAD-dependent oxidoreductase; amino-acid sequence: MRVGIVGAGVAGLAAARVLRDLGHEVVLFEGREEVGGQVVTFPVGGEELECFYHHIFTSDTTVIRYIEELGLGQYLRWIEPRNAHFVRGRMYPFVTPLDLLRFTAIPLTSRIRLGLAALWLRRRADGVQRYEAVTAREWMLRAVGQKAFDAFWGPLLKGKFADQADQVGMVWLWNKIYLRFASRRGGSSKEVLGYLEGSFKRYYRALADRLEAQGVAIYLRTPVETVVSDGGRVTGLRAAGTFHSFDAVLLTVPNVIALKIAPGLPPGYRAVLERVRYQWATCLVLALDRPLTPYYWLSIGDDLPFVACIEHTNFMPPERYGGNHVVYLSNYTAPDHPVLQMDADAVFAHYLDGIRRLNPAFDPSWVREKWFFKDPGGQPVITTHYSRSIPDMHTGIAGLYLSNTTQVYPEDRGQNYSLLLGEKAARLIHEDHTRAEGARGAGI
- a CDS encoding lysylphosphatidylglycerol synthase transmembrane domain-containing protein; this encodes MVRSLRFWVSLAVSAILIALFLRATHPRELAGALGDADYRWLIPGTAVLFIAIVARCIRWSVLMRPVAPMSPARLFPYAIIGYMANNLLPARAGEVVRAYVLGDRERVSKMGTFGTIAVERLFDGCTLVLMLLIAGALVGFEDGRLRAIAVASTILFLAAVVGFYLLTLREERAHRVIHYLLRWLPGRFEPHFESVAENLVRSLRSVHRPAPLLLVAAFSGLAWTIEAGAYAVIGRGFDMDVSFAHYCLLLAAANLAIIIPTFFGGTGPFEWAAKLVLVAASVDPAVASAYSVVAHGVILIPTTVLGLILLWSFGVSFRRITRVEVEEQGVVP
- a CDS encoding flippase activity-associated protein Agl23, with translation MTLAPTAQTSRLERALAVRIPLSPEVVLYALVFAAAIALRFWDLGSRALHHDESIHAQWSWGLLQGNYRHSPIFHGPFYYHVQAAAFFVFGANDYTSRLTAALAGMAVVALPLLLRRRLGPVGTFAAVALIAFSPTLVYFSRFFREDIYMAAFTLLMVVAMWRYIDEGRDRWLYVFAAGFTGNVLTKEGSFLVFAAMLVYLDLYTAAILARRTLAGRSERFLRDDLARLDVSALAPPERAAAEDRLRASAALDTPVRRFALAVAFAPYAWVLVAFWPFIGPLRRRLDWGDDLPRPAGVLLLLGTFCLPLLTPVARVTLLEPLGIIEKDRLSWEKRLQGPIDVRDAIALLGLFTVTTSMAAFAGLQWKPKLWGIAFALSALAYLTLMTSLWTNLNGLVSGPWGSLDYWYSQQDAHRGEQPWFYYYLLMFAYEFLPLALILFGGWWAVVRGDAFSRFLVTWLVGIWLALSWGAEKMPWLNTHIALPACLLAAWCLQRAWDSWKDRPPVSARLLTSLGSAALVAFGALLAIAYLPGGQAAALFRLGLAAGAVAVVVVIGRGLGAGAWRPVAAVAIVGALAPFSFRTMVQAAYERGDVPKDLLVYTQSSPQLKDIADQVNALAAATGLGYDLPIAVDTTDSFAWPWAWYLRDYRAVSYLDFSTGEPPGQYQVMLVAAGNLGRIQDYLARPTTTQYAAPVRYPHRWWYDETYKWAMAVEKGQACTSNSGNCGPFRLATWRHIWNGITERGWLNAWARYWRDHDPGRPPGSTDAYAFLPANFDPAAGRLRSEPVEPPRPTTDSEGRALFGGAGYQPGQFFSPVDIERDAAGNLYVIDSATKRLQKFDSEGNVLQSVDIRVDPQDRNEQSEPWGLAIGPGGEVVVADTFGWRIRIFDAGLRPIATFGQPPTGATPGPFDLFGPRDAVVLPDGTVWVTDTGHDRIQVYTLAGEFVRTVGRPGSGPGEFDEPVGLALGPDGAVYVADMYNRRVQVLEPDGSYRSEFRVEGWGGQDVTDKPYLRVLADGRIAVSLPSLNLVRIYTPDGRPAAEIRPTAEPLSRPYGMVETPGGKLWIVEGGAARVRRFDLPD